In Shewanella sp. VB17, a single genomic region encodes these proteins:
- a CDS encoding PAS domain S-box protein produces MSFRLKTVLGIAFIEGVLLLLLVYTCVDYLKRSNETEISKHANAIVTLFAAATKDAVISTDLSTLRVLANELLVQTQVLYVNIYDNNNLLVGLGIDKNIETDDMSILDDGVLDVEADIVESGYHLGHIEMGIGEHEFDEFLVSATTRFLSIAGLEMVLVALFSWLLGHYLTRNLSELEMASNRILQGETGIQIPVTGTDEIGQTTRAFNRMIEKVERNTQDLEGVNTRLNTILSAAIDGYIIIDIDGEIKQVNPAISRLFGYVTQDIIGENVSIFMPSDQHHMDNAFLKHFIEGKHEPFQRKELMAQHQDGSLFPIELSVSKMVIDDEVILLGLVKDFSDIKRKEIAAQRTESILLATLEASQDALITIDTMGRIQEFNHAASQLFKHESHAVLGTLLGDLIFDGKERVAFNQGLEEFRLTGIAPAIKERIQLMAVKSDGNTLPIEMKVIPVQLGDETLLTAFIHDISRRIEYESQLKQSKEEAESGSKAKSRFLATMSHEIRSPLNAVLGSVELMLDSNLNKEQRIYAHTAKEAGTTLLSTLNDVLDFSKIEAGQMVLENVSFSPAKLVSQVMQILAPKATDKGVNLATFINRNVPEMVKGDKQRLRQVLQNLIDNAIKFSDSGCVSVEMWIPDSHHQEVQLYCTVKDEGIGVSLSSQEKLFQEFSQVHDQHNTHYKGTGLGLAICAELITMMGGKIELSSRLGHGCCFRFDVLLQLEERELTHFHQLPSHSRVLLVHPDNTFVSLVRKQYSQYGVQSASLNHVTDILNSDSAKGRFNLILIDDSCLPNLTLKLTETIKRDVLFEEGLLALLVSGLSPDMSVNVSEIGIEQVINKPLSREMLLGLLSKEPIKSVEASTDDILFPDAGVKNKRLLLAEDSLSNQLVAGTMLTKSGFEVEFAHNGVEAVDMAAKKKYGLILMDMRMPEMDGVEATRLILSQAPDTIILAMTANVQQEDIDSCLLVGMKDFVPKPVNKTDLVKAVNLWLPVDDKQGDVIEDEPCENEVKSCELLDVDLSCKDTHLDNSLIVIQGGSGQSLMMDNQDLFDETVISELFDMLGQESIEEMYCVYLEETTERLNTLKRLMETCNYSEIDNQAHTLKSSSGSFGAQALYEVAKSLEKSAREKDEKTLELHFTAVQQIGALTIKAFKDRFTV; encoded by the coding sequence ATGTCTTTCCGGCTAAAAACTGTATTAGGGATTGCTTTCATTGAAGGAGTGCTACTCCTGTTATTAGTGTATACCTGTGTCGATTATTTGAAACGTTCCAATGAAACTGAAATCTCAAAGCATGCAAATGCAATCGTGACGTTGTTTGCTGCGGCGACAAAGGACGCAGTTATTAGCACGGATTTATCAACGCTGCGAGTTCTTGCTAATGAATTATTAGTACAAACTCAAGTGCTGTATGTGAACATTTACGATAACAATAATTTATTAGTTGGGTTAGGGATAGACAAAAATATTGAAACTGATGATATGTCGATACTGGATGATGGAGTGTTAGACGTTGAGGCCGATATTGTGGAATCTGGATATCACCTAGGCCACATCGAGATGGGCATCGGGGAACATGAATTCGATGAGTTTTTAGTAAGTGCAACCACTCGTTTTCTTTCGATTGCAGGATTAGAGATGGTGTTAGTCGCACTATTTTCGTGGTTACTAGGTCATTATTTAACAAGAAACCTTAGTGAATTAGAAATGGCTTCTAATCGAATTTTACAAGGTGAAACAGGAATACAAATCCCAGTGACTGGGACTGATGAGATCGGTCAAACGACTCGCGCATTTAATCGCATGATAGAGAAAGTTGAAAGGAATACTCAGGATTTGGAGGGGGTTAATACTCGTTTAAATACCATTCTTTCTGCTGCCATTGATGGGTACATTATCATTGATATTGACGGTGAAATTAAACAAGTTAACCCTGCTATTAGCCGACTTTTTGGATATGTAACCCAAGACATTATTGGTGAAAATGTGTCTATTTTTATGCCAAGTGATCAGCATCATATGGATAATGCTTTTCTTAAACATTTTATTGAGGGAAAACATGAGCCTTTTCAACGTAAAGAATTGATGGCACAGCATCAAGACGGCTCTTTATTTCCTATCGAACTTTCAGTGTCAAAGATGGTGATTGATGATGAGGTGATATTATTAGGGTTAGTGAAGGATTTTAGTGATATTAAACGTAAAGAAATCGCAGCTCAGCGGACTGAATCGATTTTATTAGCCACATTAGAAGCGAGTCAGGATGCGTTAATTACGATCGATACCATGGGTAGGATCCAAGAGTTTAATCATGCAGCGAGTCAGTTGTTTAAGCATGAAAGTCATGCCGTGCTAGGCACCTTGTTGGGAGATCTTATTTTTGATGGAAAAGAGAGAGTCGCGTTTAATCAAGGGCTAGAGGAGTTCCGCCTTACAGGGATAGCGCCAGCGATAAAGGAACGTATTCAATTGATGGCAGTGAAAAGTGATGGAAATACGTTACCGATTGAGATGAAGGTCATTCCTGTTCAACTTGGCGATGAGACATTATTAACTGCCTTTATTCACGATATTTCGCGGCGTATAGAATATGAATCTCAGTTAAAGCAATCTAAAGAGGAGGCTGAATCAGGCAGTAAAGCCAAATCGAGGTTTCTCGCGACCATGAGTCATGAGATCCGTTCCCCATTAAATGCTGTGTTAGGCAGTGTTGAGTTGATGTTAGATTCTAATCTTAACAAAGAGCAAAGAATTTATGCCCACACAGCCAAAGAAGCTGGAACGACACTGCTCAGTACCCTCAATGATGTTTTAGATTTCTCAAAAATTGAAGCTGGGCAGATGGTATTAGAAAATGTGAGTTTTTCGCCTGCTAAATTGGTCTCCCAAGTGATGCAAATTCTTGCGCCCAAGGCGACGGATAAAGGGGTTAACTTAGCCACCTTCATTAATCGTAATGTGCCTGAAATGGTCAAAGGGGATAAGCAGCGACTACGGCAAGTACTGCAAAATTTAATCGATAATGCAATTAAATTTTCAGATTCTGGCTGTGTCTCAGTAGAAATGTGGATCCCAGATAGTCATCATCAAGAGGTGCAATTATATTGTACTGTTAAAGATGAAGGAATAGGCGTCAGTCTTTCTTCTCAGGAGAAGCTTTTTCAGGAATTTAGTCAGGTTCATGATCAGCATAACACCCATTATAAAGGCACTGGACTCGGATTGGCTATTTGTGCGGAGTTGATCACCATGATGGGAGGCAAGATTGAATTAAGCAGTCGATTAGGTCATGGCTGCTGCTTTAGGTTTGATGTGCTGCTACAGCTAGAGGAGCGTGAGTTAACGCACTTTCATCAACTTCCTTCTCATTCACGCGTGTTACTGGTTCATCCTGATAATACCTTTGTTTCCCTAGTGAGAAAGCAATATAGCCAATACGGGGTGCAAAGTGCAAGCCTCAACCATGTTACTGATATTTTAAATAGTGACAGTGCCAAAGGCAGGTTTAATTTAATTTTGATTGATGATTCTTGCTTGCCAAATTTAACCTTAAAATTAACAGAAACCATAAAACGTGATGTCTTATTTGAAGAGGGATTACTTGCTTTGTTGGTGTCGGGGCTAAGTCCTGATATGTCGGTCAATGTGTCTGAAATAGGAATTGAACAAGTGATCAATAAGCCTTTAAGTCGAGAGATGTTGCTTGGTTTATTGAGTAAAGAACCGATTAAGTCTGTAGAGGCGAGTACGGACGATATTTTATTTCCTGATGCTGGTGTTAAAAACAAACGACTTCTTTTAGCTGAAGATAGTCTTTCTAATCAGTTGGTTGCAGGAACTATGCTAACCAAGTCAGGGTTTGAGGTTGAATTTGCTCATAACGGTGTCGAAGCCGTTGATATGGCAGCAAAGAAGAAGTATGGCCTTATTTTAATGGATATGCGAATGCCTGAAATGGACGGTGTTGAAGCAACAAGACTGATACTGTCACAGGCACCGGATACGATTATTTTGGCGATGACAGCTAATGTTCAGCAGGAGGATATCGATAGTTGTTTGTTGGTTGGAATGAAAGACTTTGTGCCAAAACCAGTTAATAAGACTGATTTAGTGAAAGCCGTTAATTTATGGCTACCAGTAGATGATAAACAAGGCGATGTTATTGAGGATGAACCGTGTGAAAATGAAGTGAAAAGTTGTGAACTGTTAGATGTAGACTTAAGCTGTAAAGATACACATTTAGATAACAGTCTCATTGTGATTCAAGGTGGTAGCGGGCAATCATTGATGATGGATAATCAAGATTTGTTTGATGAAACGGTGATCTCTGAATTATTTGATATGCTTGGGCAAGAGTCTATCGAGGAGATGTATTGTGTCTATCTTGAAGAGACAACCGAGCGACTCAATACATTAAAGCGATTAATGGAAACCTGTAATTATAGCGAGATAGATAATCAAGCGCATACGTTGAAAAGCAGCTCTGGTAGTTTTGGTGCTCAAGCTTTATATGAAGTGGCAAAAAGCCTTGAAAAGAGTGCCAGAGAAAAGGATGAAAAAACCCTTGAACTGCATTTTACTGCGGTGCAGCAGATCGGAGCATTAACGATTAAGGCCTTTAAAGATAGGTTTACAGTGTGA
- a CDS encoding phosphate/phosphite/phosphonate ABC transporter substrate-binding protein produces the protein MLKNSAKYTVLEALAVFFYEINVIRILEIIIAKECKMKIGGSKIGITVFLSTFIYTLNSQATDKKENINNVNAPFVLIFGIVPQQAASTLARLWSPIIEQLSQNASFQLRFATAPDIPTFEQRLALGEYDVAYMNPYHYTFFHDSVGYQALVKQKDKQLKGMIVVRKDSQIQSLQGLEGKRIALPAPAAFAASVLPRASLKREGITAQIKYVGSHDSVYLAVAQHLVDAGGGVKRTFNTMDKETTEQLRILWETPGYPPHAVAIHPRIPLEIVNELRLRFVGLASLAAGAEVLSQLKLNRFEPAQNSDWDDVRALRLGELSKSRGNTVQEKMDDKSIEVH, from the coding sequence ATGCTTAAAAATAGTGCTAAATATACGGTATTGGAGGCGTTGGCGGTATTTTTCTATGAGATAAACGTTATCCGTATATTGGAGATCATCATTGCTAAGGAGTGCAAAATGAAGATAGGTGGCAGTAAAATAGGTATTACAGTCTTTTTATCGACTTTTATTTACACACTTAACTCCCAAGCAACTGACAAAAAAGAAAATATAAACAATGTTAATGCACCGTTTGTGCTGATTTTTGGTATTGTTCCTCAACAAGCGGCAAGCACTCTCGCTCGTTTATGGTCTCCCATTATTGAACAACTGTCGCAAAATGCATCTTTTCAATTGCGGTTTGCTACCGCGCCCGATATCCCTACTTTTGAGCAAAGGTTGGCTTTGGGGGAGTATGATGTTGCCTATATGAATCCATATCATTACACATTTTTTCATGATTCAGTGGGTTATCAAGCGCTGGTGAAGCAAAAAGATAAACAACTAAAAGGGATGATTGTTGTTAGGAAGGATTCACAGATCCAATCATTACAAGGATTAGAGGGTAAACGTATTGCCTTACCAGCTCCCGCCGCTTTTGCTGCCAGTGTCCTTCCTAGGGCGAGCCTGAAACGTGAAGGAATTACTGCACAGATTAAATATGTAGGATCTCATGATTCTGTGTATTTAGCGGTTGCTCAACATCTTGTTGATGCAGGAGGTGGCGTAAAACGCACATTTAATACCATGGATAAAGAGACGACGGAGCAATTACGTATATTGTGGGAGACACCTGGTTATCCCCCGCATGCGGTGGCTATTCACCCCAGAATACCATTGGAAATCGTCAACGAATTAAGGCTACGTTTTGTTGGGTTAGCCTCTTTAGCAGCAGGTGCTGAGGTACTCAGTCAATTAAAATTAAATCGCTTTGAACCTGCACAGAATAGTGATTGGGATGATGTCAGGGCATTAAGGTTAGGTGAGTTGTCTAAATCACGGGGTAATACAGTGCAAGAAAAGATGGATGATAAATCGATTGAGGTACACTAA
- a CDS encoding SpoIIE family protein phosphatase, translating into MLETLFQQLTQNLTILIVEDTKSERCFIASLLTSMGLNVICCDSAEQAIEQYPKQIIDIVISDWRMPGLTGPELCQHFKALTSPPYIILLTANNLAEHMITGIESGADDFLSKPFVPSVLKVRILAAARILNLQQKLTDKNHKLNTALNNEQDYLKQIQNDLKSAAQLQGSHLPSSGELVNKWHLATRFNPAQELAGDIFQCIDIDNEHIGFYLLDVTGHGIAASMQSFTLAQQLSCSSCNWASLDPAAIVNQLNADFEDPENTGRFATLVLGIANTLNGQVKLTLAGHPQPILLDENEASLMDLNAGLPLGIDNQYQYANNFFTLNSHQHLMLYSDGLYECRHPKFGEFGLPRLIKTCDQAHQLVPESLLHHLCHCVELWQQKKPQDDISMMIISTSKLKDQSIPHNKDDQYFNKIKISNKNALSNLGISERVKFTQYISEDI; encoded by the coding sequence ATGCTTGAGACTTTATTTCAACAGCTGACACAAAATTTAACTATCTTGATAGTAGAGGATACTAAAAGTGAACGTTGCTTTATTGCCAGTCTATTAACAAGCATGGGACTTAACGTGATCTGTTGCGACAGTGCAGAACAAGCCATTGAGCAGTATCCAAAACAAATTATCGACATCGTAATAAGTGACTGGAGAATGCCTGGATTAACCGGCCCAGAGCTTTGCCAGCATTTTAAAGCATTAACTTCTCCCCCCTATATTATTTTATTAACAGCGAATAATTTGGCTGAGCATATGATCACAGGCATAGAATCCGGTGCAGATGACTTCCTGTCGAAACCATTTGTCCCAAGCGTGCTGAAGGTTAGAATATTGGCGGCTGCGAGAATTTTAAATCTTCAGCAGAAATTGACAGATAAAAATCATAAGCTCAATACCGCACTAAATAATGAGCAGGATTACCTGAAACAAATCCAAAATGACCTAAAGAGTGCAGCTCAATTGCAAGGGTCACACCTTCCTTCTTCAGGTGAACTGGTTAACAAATGGCACCTCGCCACTCGATTTAACCCTGCACAAGAACTGGCGGGTGATATCTTTCAATGTATTGATATCGACAATGAACATATTGGTTTTTACTTACTCGATGTCACAGGGCATGGCATCGCAGCTTCTATGCAAAGTTTTACCCTAGCTCAGCAACTGAGCTGCAGCAGCTGTAACTGGGCAAGTTTAGATCCTGCAGCCATCGTCAATCAACTTAATGCAGATTTTGAAGATCCGGAAAATACAGGAAGATTTGCCACCTTAGTTCTTGGCATTGCCAATACATTAAATGGTCAAGTTAAACTCACTTTAGCAGGTCACCCCCAACCTATTTTGCTGGATGAAAATGAAGCGTCATTAATGGATTTAAATGCCGGATTACCTCTAGGCATAGACAATCAATATCAATATGCAAATAACTTTTTCACCTTAAATAGTCATCAACACTTAATGCTCTATTCTGATGGCTTATATGAATGTCGCCACCCTAAATTTGGTGAATTTGGTTTGCCTAGGTTAATCAAAACCTGTGATCAAGCTCACCAGCTTGTGCCTGAGTCCTTATTGCACCATCTCTGCCATTGTGTAGAGCTCTGGCAACAGAAAAAACCCCAAGATGATATTTCTATGATGATAATTTCAACATCTAAATTAAAAGATCAATCCATTCCCCACAACAAGGATGACCAGTACTTCAATAAGATCAAAATAAGTAACAAAAATGCACTCTCAAATCTAGGCATATCAGAGCGTGTTAAATTCACACAATATATCTCGGAGGATATATGA
- a CDS encoding ATP-binding protein, producing the protein MNSIKLTMSHSFWDNNLLCIEIEQFLEQNRVHSQQKFKIITCVLEALSNVLEHTDSQLEEIIIILNCNSDRVTIDLLDNSPYTPLEGQVVCPSPLSLSGRGLWIMQSWMDQVRCQTSVAGTHLRLSLLRH; encoded by the coding sequence ATGAATAGTATTAAATTAACCATGTCACACTCCTTCTGGGACAACAACTTACTTTGCATAGAAATCGAACAGTTTCTAGAACAAAATAGGGTTCATTCGCAACAAAAATTTAAAATCATTACTTGCGTACTTGAAGCATTATCCAATGTGTTAGAACACACAGACAGTCAACTGGAAGAGATCATCATTATTTTAAATTGTAACAGCGATCGAGTCACCATTGATTTATTGGACAATTCGCCATACACCCCACTAGAGGGGCAAGTCGTCTGCCCTTCTCCTCTTTCTTTGTCAGGACGAGGACTATGGATTATGCAAAGCTGGATGGATCAAGTCAGATGTCAAACCTCAGTAGCAGGAACACACCTTAGGTTAAGTTTATTAAGACATTAA
- a CDS encoding STAS domain-containing protein, translating into MKFSPLALKNACLVTLPKEMVITQTPTLRAAITHQIETGSNKLVLDLHQVEYIDSSGLSVLVSALKLTQKKAGEIILLSPSAGVRALIELTRLHHVFTIYEDKDTAIEHICEQ; encoded by the coding sequence ATGAAATTCTCTCCATTAGCACTCAAAAATGCATGTTTAGTCACACTGCCAAAAGAGATGGTGATCACTCAAACGCCAACACTCAGGGCTGCAATCACTCACCAGATTGAAACTGGGAGTAATAAGTTAGTACTGGATCTTCATCAAGTCGAGTATATCGATTCTAGTGGTTTATCCGTTTTAGTTTCAGCATTGAAACTCACCCAGAAAAAAGCAGGAGAAATTATTTTACTCTCTCCAAGTGCTGGTGTGAGAGCATTAATCGAATTAACTCGACTACACCATGTGTTCACCATTTATGAAGACAAAGACACAGCCATTGAACATATCTGTGAACAATAA
- a CDS encoding polysaccharide biosynthesis/export family protein encodes MKSTTTILLALFMLLSLQACITPRLSQHNNMCKDDEKMLQNQQSSKKTQENCHFYGRNTPYDRKKQISIQSQKLTDESSTIQPSSHADFIESFDTPLLSIGDRLSINVLNGDEFSGNVEINADGFIYLPYLPPLKAQGVSIALLKTNIKQLLIDEQLMINNAIRLSIVPLKWAPIQVSVSGAVFEPGLHKINHKSDTEITDDSGGHSGDQAAGRSVYMALKASGGISPNANIRNITITRGQRVIDIDLSGVINGNPVPHLTLIAEDHIHVPHNTHFDDSLARPSQITVPGIRVFISNLTQPATSNSQSAVDTEATRFPYGSRLLTGVIGGNCVGGAQSTSAGRHVLLITKNPLTQKIDVIERSIDNLIAQSWQSDMNPILLPGDGIACYDSGITNLREIARTLREIIVPVTLLGIL; translated from the coding sequence ATGAAATCGACTACAACTATTTTATTGGCACTGTTTATGCTGCTCAGTTTACAAGCGTGCATCACTCCACGCCTATCTCAGCATAACAACATGTGTAAAGATGATGAGAAAATGCTGCAGAATCAGCAAAGCAGCAAAAAAACTCAAGAAAACTGCCACTTCTATGGCCGTAATACGCCTTACGATAGAAAGAAGCAAATCAGTATACAAAGTCAAAAATTAACTGATGAGAGCTCAACCATTCAACCGTCATCGCACGCCGACTTTATCGAGTCATTTGACACCCCCTTACTCTCAATTGGCGATAGGCTTAGTATTAATGTGCTTAATGGTGATGAATTTAGTGGTAATGTTGAAATCAACGCAGATGGGTTTATCTATCTCCCCTACCTTCCACCACTTAAAGCACAAGGTGTCTCAATAGCATTACTTAAAACGAACATAAAACAACTTTTAATTGATGAACAACTGATGATTAACAACGCTATCAGACTCAGTATCGTGCCTTTAAAATGGGCGCCGATCCAAGTCAGTGTATCTGGTGCAGTATTTGAACCTGGTTTACATAAAATTAATCATAAATCCGATACAGAAATAACCGATGACAGCGGGGGCCACAGTGGCGATCAAGCCGCAGGAAGAAGTGTTTATATGGCACTAAAAGCTTCTGGGGGGATAAGTCCGAATGCTAATATTCGTAACATCACCATTACTCGAGGTCAGCGTGTTATAGACATTGATCTCAGCGGGGTGATCAATGGCAATCCCGTTCCTCACCTGACTTTGATAGCCGAAGATCATATTCATGTGCCACACAATACTCACTTCGATGACTCACTCGCAAGGCCATCACAAATCACAGTCCCTGGGATCAGAGTCTTTATTTCTAACTTAACTCAACCAGCCACCAGCAACTCACAATCTGCAGTAGATACCGAAGCAACCCGATTTCCCTATGGCAGCAGACTGCTAACAGGCGTTATTGGTGGTAACTGTGTCGGTGGGGCACAAAGTACCAGTGCAGGCCGCCATGTTCTACTGATCACAAAAAACCCATTGACTCAAAAAATTGACGTGATTGAACGGTCTATCGATAATCTAATTGCTCAATCATGGCAGTCAGATATGAACCCTATTTTACTGCCCGGTGATGGAATAGCCTGCTATGATTCTGGTATAACAAACTTACGAGAGATCGCACGCACCCTACGTGAAATCATTGTTCCCGTAACGCTACTCGGCATACTGTAA
- a CDS encoding exopolysaccharide biosynthesis protein: MKKQHHPSQFIWLKRAAVKGSSLPMNARRWVYIKTALAALALIWTLVILVLVFSPTKYESKWTLILPGAGAGALISLDSIGQATSTNTSPYSSSAIDPRENYKALSMSNSLLNTAAKTAEIPSNLMGKPKLTLPNQTGLMQFSISSTTAQAAQNKAWAHYRSLQSLLSQLRADETQQRENGVKIGLDSFANKVSSSQHKILSFQSQTGLVSLDQFKELALTIERLRHSKVNMVSKRQGLLASQKMLETHLSLTPKQAADLLKLKNDQIYQQLLVIYTQATTSLAEYSGRYGKKHPQVMTQAHQQDALFQALRKRCNILLGYQDDVLMLKLSADDIDGRAQLMRQLLSTTTEAEGLNQEINSLSAQIAEWNIRLENSNDDAAKLGDLNREHQLATAVFTSALAKLDIGKADIYSAYPLIQLLSPPSLPAKPNKLSTILALLGGIVASIFSLAGLSMLWIRKPILQKILMT, encoded by the coding sequence GTGAAAAAACAACACCACCCGAGCCAATTTATTTGGTTAAAGCGAGCAGCAGTGAAAGGCAGCAGTCTGCCAATGAATGCACGCCGCTGGGTATACATTAAAACAGCACTCGCAGCACTTGCCTTAATTTGGACACTGGTCATTTTAGTACTGGTATTTTCTCCCACTAAATACGAAAGTAAGTGGACACTGATTTTACCAGGTGCAGGTGCGGGAGCTTTGATAAGCTTAGACAGTATAGGCCAAGCGACTAGCACCAACACCTCCCCTTATTCAAGTTCAGCCATCGACCCTCGTGAAAATTATAAAGCACTCTCAATGAGTAACTCCTTACTTAATACTGCTGCTAAAACAGCAGAAATACCATCAAATTTGATGGGAAAGCCCAAATTAACATTACCAAACCAAACCGGTTTAATGCAATTTAGTATCAGCAGTACAACTGCTCAAGCGGCTCAAAATAAAGCTTGGGCTCATTACCGTAGTTTACAATCACTGCTATCTCAATTAAGAGCCGATGAGACTCAACAAAGAGAAAATGGGGTCAAAATAGGCCTGGACAGCTTCGCCAATAAAGTCAGTAGTAGTCAGCATAAAATTCTCAGTTTTCAATCTCAAACCGGCTTAGTCTCCCTTGATCAATTTAAAGAGCTCGCCTTAACGATTGAAAGACTAAGACACAGCAAAGTCAACATGGTATCGAAACGACAAGGACTACTCGCAAGTCAAAAAATGTTAGAAACACATTTGTCGTTAACTCCTAAACAAGCGGCAGATCTACTTAAACTTAAAAACGATCAAATTTATCAACAATTACTGGTGATCTACACTCAAGCCACCACCAGCTTAGCTGAATATTCTGGCCGCTACGGTAAAAAGCACCCACAGGTCATGACTCAAGCTCACCAACAAGATGCACTTTTTCAAGCACTCAGAAAACGATGTAACATACTCTTAGGTTACCAAGATGATGTCTTAATGCTAAAACTGTCAGCTGATGATATCGATGGCCGTGCTCAACTCATGAGACAACTGCTTTCAACCACCACTGAAGCTGAAGGATTAAATCAAGAAATTAACAGCTTATCAGCACAAATAGCAGAATGGAATATTCGACTGGAAAACAGTAATGATGATGCAGCTAAGCTCGGAGATCTCAATAGAGAACATCAATTAGCCACCGCCGTGTTTACCTCTGCTTTGGCAAAATTGGACATAGGTAAAGCGGATATTTATTCCGCCTATCCATTAATCCAACTGCTCTCGCCACCATCACTGCCAGCAAAACCCAATAAACTATCCACCATATTAGCACTTTTAGGCGGCATAGTAGCCTCTATTTTCAGCTTGGCAGGATTAAGTATGCTGTGGATCAGGAAACCTATTCTGCAGAAAATTTTAATGACATAA
- a CDS encoding O-antigen ligase domain-containing protein, which translates to MGSKGFTADVTTMNTDEKLIWYSITYTYLFWILGAMYIVAPVIGWILLLRMVKRFVLDKQNFITTPAQLTWILGMSVMLMALVIAHFDYELGIPKLIKSSIGWAKGWALLAIFPLIGSLNIRPELIYRASCIVCKHTLMILPFCILAWLVGLPSTLYVSPLSIIGGPGPEFFSVSLYEIDPGSGSPRWRLFTPWAPALGLMGNLFLNFAIQEKQTRYKVYGILGSLVMILISQSRLGLICYFLLLGYFAFIRWHKSPWLYFIGSPATLLLGLMGVHVIEKFEMSIAAIKSARAGSTRVRAHLAQIALERWYNEALVWGHGIVERGPHLVEYMPIGSHHTWYGLLFVKGLVGAIALALPLICSLLSLISTIFKSAVAASAIAILLQIFLYTFGENLEILAYLFWPGLIIVGIAHKQKNQ; encoded by the coding sequence ATGGGAAGCAAGGGATTTACAGCAGATGTAACGACGATGAACACGGATGAAAAACTCATCTGGTATAGCATCACTTACACGTATCTCTTTTGGATTTTAGGGGCCATGTACATCGTTGCTCCCGTTATCGGCTGGATCCTATTACTGAGAATGGTAAAACGCTTTGTATTAGATAAACAAAACTTTATCACCACTCCTGCACAACTAACTTGGATATTAGGCATGAGTGTTATGTTAATGGCACTCGTCATTGCACATTTCGATTATGAACTCGGGATCCCTAAGTTAATAAAATCCAGCATCGGTTGGGCAAAAGGCTGGGCTTTGCTGGCCATATTTCCTTTAATTGGCTCATTAAATATCCGTCCAGAGCTTATCTATCGGGCATCATGTATTGTCTGTAAGCACACTCTCATGATCCTTCCTTTTTGTATTTTGGCTTGGCTTGTTGGCTTACCCAGCACTTTATATGTTTCTCCTCTGAGTATCATAGGTGGACCTGGCCCTGAATTTTTTAGTGTCAGCTTGTATGAAATAGATCCTGGTAGCGGCAGCCCAAGGTGGCGACTTTTCACCCCTTGGGCACCTGCATTAGGCCTGATGGGAAACCTGTTTCTTAACTTCGCAATTCAGGAAAAGCAGACCCGCTATAAAGTCTATGGGATCTTAGGCAGCCTAGTCATGATATTAATATCCCAATCTCGATTAGGCTTAATCTGTTACTTTTTATTACTCGGCTACTTTGCCTTTATTCGGTGGCATAAATCGCCATGGCTATATTTTATTGGCTCACCGGCAACCCTTTTACTAGGCCTGATGGGGGTTCATGTGATCGAAAAGTTCGAAATGAGCATTGCTGCAATTAAATCAGCCAGAGCTGGATCGACACGAGTCAGAGCACATCTTGCCCAGATAGCACTTGAGCGCTGGTATAACGAAGCCCTCGTGTGGGGACATGGCATTGTGGAACGAGGGCCGCATTTAGTTGAATACATGCCCATCGGATCTCACCATACTTGGTACGGGCTACTCTTTGTTAAAGGTTTAGTCGGAGCCATTGCGCTCGCACTCCCTTTGATCTGTAGTCTACTTAGCCTTATTAGCACGATATTCAAATCCGCCGTTGCAGCCTCTGCAATCGCAATATTGCTACAGATATTTTTGTACACCTTCGGTGAAAACCTCGAAATCCTTGCCTACCTGTTTTGGCCTGGACTTATCATCGTTGGTATCGCCCATAAGCAAAAAAACCAATAG